One Microcoleus sp. FACHB-831 genomic region harbors:
- a CDS encoding site-specific integrase: RGQLTPRGIQSLIEKYKEDLEDLSPHSLRHTFCKNLIDAGVGLEMVAALAGHESLETTKRYCEPSPEDLALAVALISKEE; encoded by the coding sequence CGGGGGCAACTCACCCCTCGTGGTATCCAAAGTCTGATTGAAAAATACAAAGAGGATTTAGAAGATTTATCACCTCATTCTCTCCGGCATACCTTTTGTAAAAATTTAATTGACGCTGGTGTTGGTTTGGAAATGGTTGCAGCTTTAGCTGGGCATGAAAGCCTGGAAACTACAAAGCGTTACTGCGAACCTTCCCCGGAAGATTTAGCCCTAGCTGTAGCGCTAATTAGTAAGGAGGAGTAA